In Kogia breviceps isolate mKogBre1 chromosome 7, mKogBre1 haplotype 1, whole genome shotgun sequence, a single window of DNA contains:
- the RBM14 gene encoding RNA-binding protein 14 isoform X2: MKIFVGNVDGADTTPEELAALFAPYGTVMSCAVMKQFAFVHMRENAGALRAIEALHGHELRPGRALVVEMSRPRPLNTWKIFVGNVSAACTSQELRSLFERRGRVIECDVVKGLR; encoded by the coding sequence ATGAAGATATTCGTGGGAAACGTCGATGGGGCGGATACGACGCCAGAGGAGCTGGCAGCTCTCTTTGCGCCCTACGGCACGGTCATGAGCTGCGCCGTCATGAAACAGTTCGCCTTCGTGCACATGCGCGAGAACGCGGGCGCGCTGCGCGCCATCGAGGCCCTGCATGGCCACGAGCTGCGGCCGGGGCGCGCGCTCGTGGTGGAGATGTCGCGCCCACGGCCTCTTAACACTTGGAAGATATTCGTGGGCAATGTATCGGCTGCGTGTACGAGCCAGGAATTGCGCAGCCTCTTCGAGCGCCGCGGACGCGTCATCGAGTGTGACGTGGTGAAAG